The following proteins come from a genomic window of Streptomyces sp. NBC_00539:
- a CDS encoding SRPBCC family protein, which produces MSKVEESIEVEVPVRTAYNQWTQFETFPHFMEGVERIDQRTDTMTHWVTKVGGAQREFEAEITEQIPDERVAWTTLGGDVKQAGVVTFHRLAESRTKVMLQLDYDPDGFTENVGDKLGFVKRQITGDLKRFKEYIETRGQETGSWRGQV; this is translated from the coding sequence ATGTCGAAGGTCGAAGAGTCCATCGAGGTCGAGGTCCCCGTCCGCACCGCCTACAACCAGTGGACGCAGTTCGAGACGTTCCCCCACTTCATGGAGGGGGTCGAGCGGATCGACCAGCGCACCGACACCATGACCCACTGGGTCACCAAGGTGGGCGGCGCGCAGCGGGAGTTCGAGGCGGAGATCACCGAGCAGATCCCCGACGAACGCGTGGCGTGGACGACGCTCGGCGGCGACGTGAAGCAGGCAGGTGTGGTCACCTTCCACCGCCTGGCCGAGAGCAGGACCAAGGTCATGCTCCAGCTCGACTACGACCCGGACGGGTTCACGGAGAACGTCGGCGACAAGCTCGGCTTCGTCAAGCGGCAGATCACCGGTGACCTCAAGCGCTTCAAGGAGTACATCGAGACGCGCGGCCAGGAAACCGGATCCTGGCGCGGCCAGGTCTGA
- a CDS encoding hydrophobic protein yields the protein MVPLLLVLLLALILFGAGFAVKILWWVAIAVLVIWLLGFVARPRGGSGRWYRW from the coding sequence ATGGTTCCCCTGCTACTCGTTCTCCTGCTCGCTCTGATCCTTTTCGGTGCGGGCTTCGCCGTCAAAATCCTGTGGTGGGTCGCGATCGCCGTCCTGGTGATCTGGCTGCTCGGATTCGTTGCCCGTCCGAGGGGCGGTAGCGGCCGATGGTACCGCTGGTAG
- the glgX gene encoding glycogen debranching protein GlgX, which translates to MRTWTGKPYPLGATYDGSGTNFALFSEVAEGVDLVLLDDAGRETRVPMTEIDRSAWHIYLPDVGPGQRYGYRVRGPFDPAAGHRCNPAKLLLDPYATAIDGQLDHHESLYGHRFADGAEPNTLDSAGHTMLSVVTDRGFDWGDDTPPGHAYGASVIYEGHVRGLTRTHPALPEELRGTYAGIAHPAIIGHLTGLGVTALELMPVHQFAQDGHLAEKGLSNYWGYNTIGFFAPHNAYAASGGRGAQVTEFKQMVKALHAAGIEVILDVVYNHTAEGNDKGPVLAFKGIDNSAYYRLSDEDRSQYYDTTGTGNSLLMRHPNVLQLIMDSLRYWVQEMHVDGFRFDLAATLARQFHEVDRLSAFFDVIQQDPVISRVKLIAEPWDLGEGGYQVGNFPPLWSEWNGRYRDAVRDYWRGREGTLGEFASRITGSADLYEHDRRRPLASVNFVTAHDGFTLRDLVSYDRKHNEANGEEGRDGEDDNRSWNCGAEGETDDPGVLALRERQQRNLMATLILSQGIPMISHGDELGRTQNGNNNAYCQDNPTAWIDWDLDESAERLLDFTSRLIRLRRRHPVLRRRRFFSGRAAGHTGLPADVEWLRPDASPMEEEDWTLPNAGTLTMFLNGEGITEPDRYGNRVTDDSFLLLFNSSGAAVDFRLPGSRFATRWTLLFDTATTDTSDERELKPGGRLRLEPQSTVVLRSDREDDGSGDGEDDGRSRP; encoded by the coding sequence ATGCGTACATGGACGGGCAAACCGTATCCCCTGGGAGCGACGTACGACGGCTCCGGAACCAACTTCGCACTGTTCTCCGAGGTCGCGGAGGGTGTGGACCTCGTCCTGCTCGACGACGCCGGGCGGGAGACCCGCGTCCCGATGACGGAGATCGACCGGTCCGCGTGGCACATCTACCTGCCCGACGTGGGCCCCGGGCAGAGGTACGGCTACCGGGTCCGCGGCCCGTTCGACCCGGCCGCCGGACACCGCTGCAATCCGGCCAAGCTCCTGCTGGACCCGTACGCCACCGCCATCGACGGGCAGCTCGACCACCACGAGTCCCTGTACGGCCACCGCTTCGCGGACGGCGCGGAACCGAACACGCTGGACAGCGCCGGCCACACCATGCTGTCGGTGGTCACCGACCGCGGCTTCGACTGGGGCGACGACACGCCCCCGGGCCACGCCTACGGCGCCAGCGTCATCTACGAAGGCCACGTACGCGGCCTCACCCGCACCCATCCGGCCCTGCCCGAAGAACTGCGCGGCACCTACGCGGGCATCGCCCACCCCGCCATCATCGGCCACCTGACCGGTCTCGGGGTGACCGCCCTGGAACTGATGCCGGTGCACCAGTTCGCCCAGGACGGCCACCTGGCCGAAAAGGGGCTCTCCAACTACTGGGGCTACAACACCATCGGATTCTTCGCCCCGCACAACGCCTACGCGGCCAGCGGCGGCCGCGGAGCGCAGGTCACCGAGTTCAAGCAGATGGTGAAGGCGCTCCACGCGGCGGGCATCGAAGTCATCCTCGACGTCGTCTACAACCACACGGCGGAGGGCAACGACAAGGGCCCCGTCCTGGCCTTCAAGGGCATCGACAACAGCGCGTACTACCGGCTGTCCGACGAGGACCGCTCCCAGTACTACGACACGACCGGCACCGGCAACAGCCTGCTGATGCGCCACCCCAACGTGCTCCAGCTCATCATGGACTCGCTGCGCTACTGGGTCCAGGAAATGCACGTCGACGGCTTCCGCTTCGACCTCGCCGCCACCCTCGCCCGCCAGTTCCACGAGGTGGACCGGCTCTCCGCCTTCTTCGACGTCATCCAGCAGGACCCCGTCATCAGCCGGGTCAAGCTCATCGCCGAACCGTGGGACCTCGGCGAAGGCGGCTACCAGGTCGGCAACTTCCCTCCCCTGTGGTCGGAGTGGAACGGACGCTACCGTGACGCCGTCCGTGACTACTGGCGCGGCCGCGAAGGCACGCTCGGCGAGTTCGCCTCCCGCATCACCGGCTCCGCGGACCTCTACGAACACGACCGGCGCCGCCCCCTCGCCAGCGTCAACTTCGTCACCGCCCACGACGGGTTCACCTTGCGCGACCTCGTCAGTTACGACCGCAAGCACAACGAAGCGAACGGCGAGGAAGGCCGGGACGGCGAGGACGACAACCGCTCCTGGAACTGCGGCGCGGAAGGCGAGACGGACGACCCCGGGGTGCTGGCCCTGCGCGAGCGCCAGCAGCGCAACCTGATGGCCACGCTGATCCTCTCCCAGGGCATCCCGATGATCAGCCACGGGGACGAACTCGGCCGCACCCAGAACGGCAACAACAACGCCTACTGCCAGGACAACCCCACCGCCTGGATCGACTGGGACCTCGACGAGAGCGCTGAACGGCTCCTCGACTTCACCTCGCGCCTGATCCGGCTCCGCCGCCGGCACCCCGTCCTGCGCCGCAGGCGCTTCTTCTCCGGACGCGCGGCCGGACACACGGGGCTGCCGGCCGACGTCGAATGGCTGCGCCCGGACGCCTCGCCGATGGAGGAAGAGGACTGGACGCTGCCGAACGCCGGCACCCTCACCATGTTCCTCAACGGCGAAGGCATCACCGAACCCGACCGCTACGGCAACCGGGTCACCGACGACTCCTTCCTGCTGCTGTTCAACAGTTCGGGCGCCGCGGTGGACTTCCGCCTCCCCGGCAGCCGCTTCGCCACCCGTTGGACGCTGCTCTTCGACACCGCGACCACGGACACCTCCGACGAGCGGGAGCTGAAACCGGGAGGCCGCCTGCGGCTGGAGCCGCAGAGCACGGTCGTGCTCCGCAGTGACCGGGAGGACGACGGCAGTGGTGACGGCGAGGACGACGGCCGCTCCAGGCCGTGA
- a CDS encoding diacylglycerol kinase family protein: protein MRPERGAAVSAGRLPVLLLLPVQAALMVGVGLLVTGPLSGLWPLAAEDGVNRALAAHRGGPATPLSEWLSLLAGTQSVIALTLLAVVTLVAVSRGRWLREALFPAVAVAAQSAVFLLVTLVVERPRPDVPHLDAAPPTSSFPSGHVGASVALFGSLAILVAVRLRGTRRWVRYAAIAVLLLIPVAVACSRVYRGMHHPSDVVGGLLNGTCTLLVVTHALLLPARPRAVGATHGERLPCARATDEDGAVDAVRGRRVVVVRHPHGCGGELAERVRVILRRHGYADQVWTATSAEAPAGALAPLVAEADTGLVVACGGDGTVRACADVVSGTGIALAVVPCGTGNLLARNLRLPSDPAAALEAALSGGTARIDVGRVRGDGLEPARFTVMAGAGFDAAMVGDASERVKEHLGWAAYVLSAVRHLGDPRMRLSVRLDGGPVHERRARMVVIGNVGTLQGGLPLLPDARPDSGRLEVVLLDPRGARGWLAAAGHLGSRMLPGRATRTPGGPRGPRGAVAGGALEYFSAVRVDISFVKPQPRELDGDVVGSGTRLTAEVEPGALRICLPPRPRAAEVSAAPAEQAPFTVGG from the coding sequence ATGAGACCTGAACGCGGCGCAGCCGTGAGCGCCGGACGCCTGCCCGTATTGCTGTTGCTGCCGGTGCAGGCGGCCCTGATGGTGGGCGTGGGGCTGCTGGTCACCGGGCCGCTCTCCGGCCTGTGGCCGCTGGCGGCGGAGGACGGCGTCAACCGCGCCCTGGCCGCGCACCGCGGTGGCCCCGCGACGCCCCTCTCCGAGTGGCTGTCCCTGCTGGCCGGCACGCAGAGCGTGATCGCCCTGACCCTGCTCGCCGTCGTCACCCTCGTGGCCGTGTCGCGGGGCCGGTGGCTGCGGGAGGCCCTCTTCCCCGCCGTGGCCGTCGCCGCGCAGTCGGCGGTGTTCCTGCTGGTGACCCTGGTCGTGGAACGGCCCCGCCCGGACGTACCGCACCTGGACGCGGCGCCGCCCACCTCCAGTTTTCCCTCCGGGCACGTCGGGGCGTCGGTGGCGCTGTTCGGGAGCCTGGCCATCCTGGTGGCCGTCCGCCTGCGCGGGACGCGGCGGTGGGTGCGGTACGCGGCGATCGCGGTGCTGCTGCTGATCCCGGTGGCCGTGGCGTGCTCCCGGGTGTACCGGGGCATGCACCACCCCTCCGACGTCGTGGGCGGTCTGCTCAACGGGACGTGCACCCTGCTGGTCGTGACCCACGCGCTGCTGCTGCCGGCGCGGCCGCGGGCGGTGGGCGCGACCCACGGGGAACGGCTCCCCTGTGCCCGCGCCACGGACGAGGACGGCGCGGTGGACGCCGTCCGCGGGCGGCGGGTCGTGGTGGTGCGTCACCCGCACGGCTGCGGCGGGGAGCTGGCCGAGCGGGTGCGGGTCATCCTGCGCCGCCACGGTTACGCCGATCAGGTGTGGACCGCGACCTCCGCCGAGGCGCCCGCCGGCGCCCTCGCCCCGCTGGTCGCCGAGGCGGACACCGGGCTCGTCGTGGCCTGCGGCGGGGACGGCACCGTACGGGCCTGCGCCGACGTGGTGTCCGGGACCGGTATCGCCCTCGCGGTCGTTCCCTGCGGCACCGGCAACCTGCTCGCGCGCAACCTCCGGCTCCCCTCCGATCCGGCCGCCGCCCTGGAGGCGGCCCTGTCCGGCGGGACCGCCCGGATCGACGTGGGCCGGGTGCGGGGCGACGGGCTGGAGCCGGCCCGGTTCACCGTCATGGCGGGAGCGGGCTTCGACGCCGCGATGGTGGGGGACGCGTCGGAGCGGGTCAAGGAGCACCTCGGCTGGGCCGCGTACGTCCTGTCGGCGGTCCGCCACCTCGGGGACCCCCGGATGCGCCTGTCGGTCCGCCTGGACGGGGGCCCGGTACACGAACGCCGGGCCCGGATGGTCGTCATCGGCAACGTCGGCACGCTACAGGGCGGCCTGCCGCTGCTGCCCGACGCCCGGCCCGACAGCGGGCGCCTGGAGGTGGTGCTGCTGGACCCCAGGGGCGCCCGCGGCTGGCTCGCCGCGGCGGGGCACCTCGGCTCGCGGATGCTGCCGGGCCGGGCGACGCGGACTCCCGGCGGCCCGCGCGGGCCGCGGGGCGCGGTGGCCGGCGGGGCGTTGGAGTACTTCAGCGCCGTGCGCGTCGACATCAGCTTCGTGAAGCCGCAGCCGCGCGAGCTCGACGGTGACGTCGTCGGCTCCGGGACCCGGCTGACGGCCGAGGTGGAGCCCGGTGCCCTGCGGATCTGTCTGCCGCCCCGGCCGCGGGCCGCCGAGGTGTCTGCGGCCCCGGCCGAGCAGGCCCCGTTCACCGTCGGCGGCTGA
- a CDS encoding YihY/virulence factor BrkB family protein → MGTATRVPQRSEVAAVEAELEVEGEELSAEEAWSALRRYGGWSLVRDSFIRFRYADGFSHSRALALQTVLSIVPLAIALIGLSGVLHTEDVGRIAELTIRRLASGPSQDVVDDALAQSHHRAGDGSQVALWLGLLFSVVNVTTALCQVERGANRIYGTERDRPFLFKYTRGLVMSLLAGLPLGLSFAVTVLGAELSRAVAEVYHLGPDTIRVWDVLRWPLGILLAILATSAMFRLSPRRTQPGYTWLAFGATVYLVLWLLATWGLSLYVGASGSFATVYGPLSAFVSLLLWAYLTSMALFLGLSFAAQLEAVRAGVREPVTEDPGV, encoded by the coding sequence ATGGGCACCGCGACGCGGGTACCGCAACGCAGCGAGGTAGCGGCGGTCGAGGCCGAACTGGAGGTGGAGGGCGAGGAACTGTCCGCCGAGGAGGCCTGGTCCGCGCTGCGCCGGTACGGGGGCTGGAGCCTGGTGCGGGACTCCTTCATCCGGTTCCGGTACGCCGACGGTTTCAGCCACTCCAGGGCCCTGGCGCTCCAGACGGTCCTGTCGATCGTCCCGCTCGCCATCGCCCTCATCGGCCTGTCCGGTGTACTGCACACCGAGGACGTCGGCCGGATCGCGGAGCTGACGATCCGCCGGCTGGCGAGCGGGCCCAGCCAGGACGTGGTGGACGACGCTCTGGCGCAGAGCCACCACCGGGCCGGGGACGGCAGCCAGGTCGCCCTCTGGCTCGGCCTGCTCTTCTCAGTGGTGAACGTGACCACGGCCCTGTGCCAGGTCGAGCGCGGCGCCAACCGCATCTACGGAACGGAACGCGACCGGCCGTTCCTGTTCAAGTACACCCGCGGGCTGGTGATGTCCCTGCTGGCCGGGCTGCCGCTGGGGCTGAGCTTCGCGGTCACGGTGCTCGGGGCGGAGCTGAGCCGCGCCGTGGCGGAGGTCTACCACCTCGGCCCCGACACGATCCGGGTGTGGGACGTGCTGCGCTGGCCGCTGGGCATCCTGCTGGCGATCCTCGCCACCAGCGCCATGTTCCGTCTCTCCCCCCGCCGCACGCAGCCCGGCTACACCTGGCTGGCGTTCGGCGCCACGGTCTACCTGGTGCTGTGGCTGCTCGCCACCTGGGGCCTGAGCCTGTACGTCGGGGCCAGCGGCTCCTTCGCCACCGTGTACGGGCCCCTCAGCGCGTTCGTGTCGCTGCTGCTGTGGGCCTACCTCACCTCCATGGCCCTCTTCCTGGGCCTCTCGTTCGCCGCCCAGTTGGAGGCGGTGCGGGCCGGGGTGAGGGAACCGGTCACCGAGGACCCCGGGGTCTGA
- a CDS encoding phosphatase PAP2 family protein yields the protein MARRSTRLRGLVTRLLSGRSGPDARFGVRLVTTVTATALVSVPFAVALVLVESRWGPLRRLDQGAAERLHRAALEHPAWVRVLDFLTQVVWGPLTMRLLVAALVVWLLLRGAVRLALWAAVTATAGGLLGVLVKNVVERTRPHLPDPVAHAPGFSFPSGHAMTATTSCAVLLLALLPLVPRAWRPLPWTLAAVSVIGVGYTRVALGVHWVSDVVGGWLLGLAVVTATTLAFEAWRADVGRTRTTPAQGLEPEITAEHPEPWAGAR from the coding sequence ATGGCACGACGCTCCACCCGCCTGCGGGGACTCGTCACCCGGCTCCTGTCCGGCCGCTCGGGACCCGACGCGCGGTTCGGCGTGCGGCTGGTGACGACGGTGACCGCCACCGCGCTGGTGTCCGTGCCCTTCGCGGTCGCCCTGGTGCTCGTGGAGTCCCGGTGGGGGCCCTTGCGCCGGCTCGACCAGGGCGCGGCCGAGCGGCTCCACCGTGCCGCGCTGGAGCATCCCGCGTGGGTGCGGGTGCTCGACTTCCTCACGCAGGTGGTGTGGGGGCCGCTGACCATGCGGCTGCTGGTGGCGGCGCTGGTGGTGTGGCTGCTGCTGCGCGGGGCGGTGCGCCTGGCGCTGTGGGCGGCGGTCACCGCGACGGCCGGTGGCCTGCTGGGGGTGCTGGTGAAGAACGTGGTCGAGCGGACCCGGCCGCATCTGCCCGATCCCGTCGCGCACGCGCCCGGCTTCTCCTTCCCCTCCGGTCACGCCATGACGGCCACCACGTCCTGCGCCGTCCTGCTGCTGGCCCTGCTGCCGCTGGTGCCGCGGGCCTGGCGTCCGCTCCCCTGGACCCTCGCGGCGGTTTCCGTGATCGGCGTCGGCTACACGCGGGTGGCTCTCGGCGTGCACTGGGTCAGCGACGTGGTGGGGGGCTGGCTGCTCGGGCTGGCCGTGGTCACGGCGACCACCCTGGCGTTCGAGGCCTGGCGGGCGGATGTCGGGCGCACCCGGACCACGCCCGCGCAGGGGCTGGAGCCGGAGATCACGGCCGAGCACCCCGAACCTTGGGCGGGCGCCCGCTGA
- a CDS encoding globin domain-containing protein — protein MSEYEIQLIKASASVVAPVAEEMTVYFYAVLFARYPQVRPLFPPGMDAQRGRLLRALLHIVDVVDDPANLVRFCGHLGRDHRKFGTLAAHFPAVGECLLDSLARYAGPAWTQDIAAAWTKAYGVVSQVMISAAEEDEALRPAVWPATVVHHLPRGHGIAEITVRPHLPYAHQAGQYVSMETPWWPKLWRYYSPANAPRADGTLTFHVRAVPGGSVSEALVHRAAVGDVVRLGPPMGDMVLDAAVHKDLLCVAGGTGLAPIRALIEEVARRGGRHQVDLFLGARTGGEMYGVDDMLRMVQRHHWLTLRGAVSHEDIPGIRGSLPQVLAEYGPWYQHDAFLSGPAAMVASASETLTRHGTLPDRIHHDPFETPVLSTR, from the coding sequence TTGTCGGAGTACGAGATACAGCTGATCAAGGCTTCGGCGTCGGTGGTCGCCCCCGTGGCCGAAGAGATGACGGTCTACTTCTACGCCGTCCTGTTCGCCCGCTACCCGCAAGTGCGTCCGCTGTTCCCGCCCGGGATGGACGCCCAGCGCGGTCGCCTCCTGCGCGCGCTCCTGCACATCGTGGACGTGGTCGACGACCCCGCGAACCTCGTCCGCTTCTGCGGACACCTCGGCCGCGACCACCGCAAGTTCGGCACCCTCGCCGCGCACTTCCCCGCGGTCGGCGAGTGCCTCCTGGACTCTCTCGCCCGCTACGCGGGCCCGGCCTGGACGCAGGACATCGCCGCCGCGTGGACGAAGGCGTACGGCGTGGTCTCCCAGGTCATGATCAGCGCAGCCGAGGAGGACGAGGCGCTGCGGCCCGCCGTCTGGCCCGCCACGGTGGTGCACCACCTCCCCCGCGGACACGGCATCGCCGAGATCACCGTGCGCCCCCACCTGCCCTACGCCCACCAGGCCGGGCAGTACGTGAGCATGGAGACGCCGTGGTGGCCGAAGCTGTGGCGCTACTACTCCCCCGCCAACGCGCCCCGCGCCGACGGCACCCTGACCTTCCACGTCCGCGCGGTGCCCGGCGGCTCGGTCAGCGAGGCGCTGGTACACCGGGCAGCGGTGGGCGACGTGGTGCGGCTGGGCCCCCCGATGGGCGACATGGTCCTGGACGCGGCCGTGCACAAGGACCTGCTCTGCGTCGCCGGCGGTACGGGGCTCGCCCCGATCCGCGCCCTCATCGAGGAGGTCGCCCGTCGCGGGGGACGCCACCAGGTGGACCTGTTCCTCGGCGCCCGCACCGGCGGCGAAATGTACGGGGTGGACGACATGCTGCGGATGGTCCAGCGGCACCACTGGCTGACCCTGCGCGGCGCGGTCTCCCACGAAGACATCCCCGGCATCCGGGGATCACTGCCACAGGTGCTGGCCGAGTACGGGCCGTGGTACCAGCACGACGCGTTCCTCAGCGGACCGGCGGCAATGGTCGCATCCGCCAGCGAAACGCTGACCCGCCACGGTACGTTGCCCGACCGTATCCATCACGACCCGTTCGAGACCCCCGTCCTGTCCACCCGCTGA
- a CDS encoding pyridoxamine 5'-phosphate oxidase family protein — translation MIFPPPSSGSAGEHRLQQQLGTAERAARFYDQQVRPHLTDEMREFIGYQSMVFLATADSHGECDASFRAGPPGFVHVIDYRTLAYPEFRGNGVLASAGNMSENPHLGMLFVDFTHHHVGLHVNGVARLYDDADLRRVHPGLPTDVAPGRGPQLWVHLTVQEAYIHCSKYIPHLEPAPRPLGHDPARPKDADYFTKRRTAVWSGLS, via the coding sequence GTGATCTTCCCTCCACCGTCGTCCGGTTCGGCCGGTGAGCACCGGTTGCAGCAGCAGCTGGGTACGGCCGAGCGCGCCGCCCGCTTCTACGACCAGCAGGTACGCCCCCACCTGACGGACGAGATGCGGGAGTTCATCGGCTACCAGAGCATGGTGTTCCTGGCGACCGCCGACTCCCACGGGGAATGCGACGCCAGTTTCCGCGCCGGGCCGCCGGGATTCGTCCACGTCATCGACTACCGGACGCTCGCCTACCCCGAGTTCCGCGGGAACGGCGTGCTCGCCAGCGCCGGCAACATGAGCGAGAACCCCCACCTGGGCATGCTCTTCGTGGACTTCACCCACCACCACGTGGGACTGCACGTCAACGGCGTCGCCCGGCTCTACGACGACGCGGACCTGCGCCGGGTCCATCCCGGCCTGCCCACCGACGTCGCGCCGGGTCGGGGCCCCCAGCTGTGGGTCCACCTCACGGTCCAGGAGGCGTACATCCACTGCTCGAAGTACATACCCCACCTGGAACCGGCTCCCCGCCCCCTGGGCCACGACCCGGCCCGGCCCAAGGACGCGGACTACTTCACCAAGCGCCGCACCGCGGTGTGGTCGGGACTTTCCTGA
- a CDS encoding YihY/virulence factor BrkB family protein, with the protein MTSTLSSEGRRGRAPAAAVAARARGALRGTAVRLWHDNVADSAAALTYYGLLALLPALVVAVSLVGLLGDPTRKRLVAELTSYAPPQSAQVLQDALNGLSAAHTSVWTLAMGGVVSALWSACSYLAVFRRALHTMHRVPDTRPPLRAAHMLLITSCLLLLLLMAGAVGLVASGPLAHRLATAAGVGVGSLTVLRWPVLLAVVTLLILILFRTGPAGTRGTRRGLPGGVLAAALWLGASLVFTLYTQLNTYGRLYGSLAGVIVFVVWLWFANLALLAGAQFNRELARARAD; encoded by the coding sequence GTGACATCGACTCTGAGCAGCGAAGGGCGCCGTGGGCGCGCCCCCGCCGCGGCGGTCGCGGCGCGCGCCCGTGGCGCGTTGCGCGGTACTGCCGTACGGCTCTGGCACGACAACGTGGCGGACTCGGCGGCGGCCCTGACCTATTACGGCCTGCTCGCGCTGCTGCCCGCGCTGGTGGTCGCCGTCTCCCTGGTGGGGCTGCTCGGGGACCCGACGCGCAAGCGGCTCGTCGCCGAACTCACCTCCTACGCGCCTCCCCAGTCCGCGCAGGTGCTCCAGGACGCGCTGAACGGCCTGTCGGCGGCGCACACCTCGGTGTGGACGCTGGCGATGGGCGGTGTGGTCAGCGCGCTGTGGTCGGCCTGCAGTTACCTCGCCGTGTTCCGCCGGGCCCTGCACACCATGCACCGGGTACCCGACACCCGGCCGCCGCTGCGCGCGGCGCACATGCTGCTCATCACCTCCTGCCTGCTCCTGCTCCTCCTCATGGCCGGCGCCGTGGGGCTGGTGGCGTCCGGGCCGCTGGCCCACCGGCTCGCCACGGCCGCCGGGGTGGGCGTGGGCAGCCTGACCGTGCTGCGCTGGCCGGTCCTGCTCGCCGTCGTGACCCTGCTGATCCTGATCCTCTTCCGTACCGGACCGGCCGGCACCCGCGGTACCCGGCGCGGGCTGCCGGGCGGAGTGCTGGCGGCGGCCCTGTGGCTCGGCGCGTCGCTGGTCTTCACCCTCTACACGCAGCTGAACACCTACGGCCGCCTGTACGGCTCGCTGGCCGGCGTCATCGTCTTCGTGGTGTGGCTGTGGTTCGCCAACCTCGCACTGCTGGCGGGAGCCCAGTTCAACAGGGAGCTGGCACGGGCCCGCGCGGACTGA
- a CDS encoding SAM-dependent methyltransferase — protein MTEKSAPAEVVSDPVGRVVGGRTEVHDDAWEGVSAVIRLDGRFGPEALAGLDSFSHLEVVYHFDRVPAEKVETGARHPRGNPDWPLVGIFAQRGKNRPNRLGVSRCRLLRVDGLDVHVRGLDAVDGTPVLDLKPYMAEFGPRGATSQPDWATEIMRRYY, from the coding sequence GTGACGGAGAAGAGCGCTCCGGCCGAAGTGGTCTCGGATCCGGTCGGCCGGGTCGTCGGTGGCCGGACCGAGGTCCACGACGACGCCTGGGAAGGGGTGTCGGCGGTGATCCGGCTGGACGGGCGGTTCGGGCCGGAGGCACTCGCAGGACTGGACTCCTTCTCGCACCTGGAGGTCGTCTACCACTTCGACCGGGTCCCGGCGGAGAAGGTGGAGACCGGGGCCCGGCACCCGCGCGGCAACCCCGACTGGCCGCTGGTCGGCATCTTCGCGCAGCGGGGCAAGAACCGTCCCAACCGGCTCGGGGTCTCCCGCTGCCGGTTGTTGCGCGTGGACGGGCTCGACGTCCACGTCCGGGGTCTCGACGCGGTGGACGGCACGCCCGTGCTCGACCTCAAGCCCTACATGGCCGAGTTCGGCCCCCGGGGCGCCACGAGCCAGCCGGACTGGGCGACCGAGATCATGCGCCGGTACTACTGA
- a CDS encoding alpha/beta fold hydrolase — MRRRPRAAVLAAVTAVLTLCAGPPAIARLPVTARLPAPAPSADGGDSVQHVDLGGGRTVYLHCRGRGAPTVVLVAGLHESSDSWTLTDTEPPVPKAPAVFPGVAAFTRVCVYDRPGTLRYTDPPALTTRSSPVTGTRELPAVVRDLDRTLTAGKVPGPYVLVGHSYGGLITLLYAKQHPDRTRGLVLVDALAPALRRDLGAAWSPYVDALRHPGTPYDDDPAFEQADIDGAVTAVDRAGPLPDVPLAVLSKTEPFAAPASMSKELLARLEAAWPKAQQSLVALAAQTPHLLATGSDHYVQLHDPDLTTAAVRLVVERTPGR, encoded by the coding sequence ATGCGCCGACGCCCCCGTGCCGCCGTGCTGGCGGCGGTCACCGCGGTGCTGACGCTCTGCGCGGGGCCGCCGGCCATCGCCCGCCTTCCGGTCACCGCCCGCCTTCCGGCTCCCGCGCCTTCCGCCGACGGCGGTGACAGCGTCCAGCACGTGGACCTCGGCGGCGGGCGCACGGTGTACCTGCACTGCCGGGGCCGCGGCGCGCCGACCGTCGTCCTGGTGGCAGGCCTGCACGAGTCGTCCGACAGCTGGACCCTCACCGACACCGAGCCGCCCGTGCCCAAGGCGCCGGCCGTCTTCCCGGGCGTGGCCGCGTTCACCAGGGTCTGCGTGTACGACCGGCCCGGCACCCTGCGCTACACCGATCCGCCGGCCCTCACCACCCGCAGCAGCCCGGTGACCGGCACCCGTGAGCTGCCCGCCGTCGTGCGGGACCTCGACCGGACCCTGACCGCGGGCAAGGTGCCGGGACCGTACGTACTGGTCGGCCACTCCTACGGCGGCCTGATCACCCTGCTGTACGCGAAGCAGCACCCGGACCGGACCCGCGGCCTCGTGCTCGTCGACGCGCTCGCCCCGGCGCTCAGGAGGGACCTCGGCGCGGCCTGGTCCCCGTACGTGGACGCGTTGCGCCACCCGGGCACCCCCTACGACGACGATCCGGCGTTCGAGCAGGCCGACATCGACGGGGCGGTGACGGCCGTCGACCGGGCGGGCCCGCTGCCGGACGTCCCGCTCGCCGTCCTCAGCAAGACGGAGCCCTTCGCGGCGCCCGCCTCGATGAGCAAGGAACTCCTGGCCCGGCTGGAGGCCGCCTGGCCCAAGGCCCAGCAGTCGCTGGTCGCACTGGCCGCGCAGACCCCGCACCTGCTCGCCACGGGCAGCGACCACTACGTCCAGCTCCACGACCCGGACCTCACGACCGCCGCCGTCCGTCTGGTCGTGGAACGCACCCCCGGCCGCTGA